Proteins found in one Passer domesticus isolate bPasDom1 chromosome 16, bPasDom1.hap1, whole genome shotgun sequence genomic segment:
- the OPRL1 gene encoding nociceptin receptor: MDPLFSAHIFEDPDLRKLLNDSSMLNLSFLPSNWFNNSTGDGFLPLSIKITIVVVYSIVCIVGLVGNCSVMYVIVRFTKMKTATNIYIFNLALADTLCLMTLPFQGTDTFLGFWPFGNVLCKIAISIDYYNMFTSTFTLTMMSVDRYIAICHPIKALDIRTPHKAKVVNVCIWALASVFGIPAMVMGSAENENNEIDCLIKLPSPVDYWDPVFGICVFLFSFMIPVLIITICYSLMIRRLKNVRVLSGSKEKDRNLRRITRMVLVVVAVFIVCWTPIQIFVLVQCLGAKAESELELAISCFCTALGYANSSLNPVLYAFLDENFKACFKKFCFPTAFRTELQMSNRMCSIAKDVAYACKNSEGTNNPA, from the exons ATGGACCCGCTCTTCTCTGCCCATATTTTTGAAGACCCCGACCTGAGGAAGCTGCTGAACGACTCCTCCATGCTCAACCTGAGCTTTCTGCCCAGCAACTGGTTCAACAACAGCACCGGGGACGGTTTCCTGCCgctcagcatcaagatcaccaTCGTGGTCGTCTACTCCATCGTGTGCATCGTGGGGCTGGTGGGCAACTGCTCCGTCATGTATGTCATCGTCAG ATTCACCAAGATGAAGACAGCCACCAACATTTACATCTTTAACCTCGCCCTGGCTGACACCCTGTGCCTGATGACCCTGCCCTTCCAGGGAACAGACACATTCCTGGGCTTCTGGCCCTTTGGCAATGTCCTGTGCAAGATTGCCATCTCCATTGACTACTACAACATGTTCACCAGCACCTTCACACTGACGATGATGAGTGTGGACCGCTACATCGCCATCTGCCACCCCATCAAAGCCCTGGACATCCGCACGCCCCACAAGGCCAAGGTGGTCAATGTTTGCATCTGGGCTCTGGCTTCTGTCTTCGGCATCCCAGCCATGGTGATGGGATCTGCAGAGAACGAGAACAATG AGATCGATTGTCTAATTAAGCTCCCTTCTCCCGTGGACTACTGGGATCCAGTGTTTGGCATCTGCGTCTTTCTCTTCTCCTTTATGATCCCTGTGCTGATCATCACCATTTGCTACAGCCTGATGATCAGGCGGCTCAAGAACGTCCGTGTCCTCTCGGGCTCCAAGGAGAAGGACCGGAACCTGAGGCGCATCACCCGCatggtgctggtggtggtggcagtCTTCATCGTCTGCTGGACTCCCATCCAGATTTTCGTGCTGGTGCAGTGCCTGGGTGCCAAGGCAGAGAGCGAGCTGGAGCTGGCCATCTCCTGCTTCTGCACCGCGCTGGGGTACGCCAACAGCAGCCTGAACCCCGTGCTCTACGCCTTCCTGGATGAGAACTTCAAGGCGTGCTTCAAGAAGTTCTGCTTCCCCACCGCCTTCAGGACCGAGCTCCAGATGTCCAACAGGATGTGCAGCATCGCCAAGGATGTGGCCTACGCCTGCAAGAACTCGGAGGGGACTAACAATCCGGCCTGA